Proteins co-encoded in one Spiroplasma gladiatoris genomic window:
- a CDS encoding prolipoprotein diacylglyceryl transferase, producing MTNNLLTYENPLWKAWSKGTGQGDSLSFLYSTFLTIGVFVTLIASVIMLRIRKIPLTEVMNATYIVIIAGVLGGSIFGKLGTGVPFYKFFYIWEAGMSFFGAFLCGFVGGFVFLYNKKDNKKVSIWVYADCIVPNVLLGQAIGRWGNLFNHEILGRTTSVEKLQWLPSWIWQRLFYYVDPSTGKETSELVYKEPLFMYEMIATLISWFLIVFVINNLGKWFSKKPWKLDPHAFPVKKAVRYDEIKVIDTYIDIKYKQKFINGEELYKMSKRQAWLKAYFAYQADLTKSDQAQKIIDDHTNIYLKALDKFKNFKNIFKENQKKLQIKMKNNKITKEEFKIQIKDLKTQFKDDTKDLRIKKSRFKSFLTLDSKKLYELNNPNNYFVINCGVATSSYIIFYAIIRLVLDSFRTSYELAFKWSPVFNYMSIVGILILGVISLVIAQFIAPKKWREEGWLYEKSY from the coding sequence ATGACGAATAACTTACTAACTTATGAAAATCCTTTATGAAAAGCATGATCTAAAGGTACAGGACAAGGAGACAGTTTATCTTTCTTATACTCTACGTTTTTAACAATTGGAGTTTTTGTAACTTTAATAGCATCTGTAATTATGTTAAGAATTAGAAAAATACCTTTAACAGAAGTTATGAATGCAACATACATAGTTATTATTGCAGGAGTATTAGGAGGTTCTATTTTTGGAAAACTTGGAACAGGAGTTCCTTTTTACAAGTTTTTTTATATTTGAGAAGCTGGAATGAGTTTTTTTGGAGCTTTTTTATGCGGGTTTGTTGGAGGATTTGTTTTTCTCTATAACAAAAAAGATAATAAAAAAGTTTCAATATGAGTTTATGCAGATTGTATTGTGCCAAATGTTTTACTAGGACAAGCAATTGGAAGATGAGGAAATTTATTTAATCATGAAATTCTAGGAAGAACTACTTCTGTTGAAAAACTACAATGACTACCTTCATGGATATGACAAAGATTGTTTTATTATGTTGACCCTTCTACTGGAAAAGAAACTTCTGAGCTTGTTTATAAAGAACCATTATTTATGTATGAAATGATTGCAACTTTAATAAGTTGATTTTTAATAGTTTTTGTAATTAACAATTTAGGGAAATGATTTAGCAAAAAACCTTGAAAACTAGATCCTCATGCATTTCCAGTAAAAAAAGCAGTTCGATATGATGAAATTAAAGTTATAGATACTTATATTGATATTAAATACAAACAAAAATTTATTAATGGTGAAGAATTATATAAAATGTCAAAACGTCAAGCTTGACTAAAAGCTTATTTTGCTTATCAAGCTGACTTAACAAAGTCAGATCAAGCACAAAAAATTATAGATGATCATACAAATATTTACTTAAAAGCCTTAGATAAATTTAAAAACTTTAAAAATATATTTAAAGAAAATCAAAAAAAACTTCAAATAAAAATGAAAAACAACAAAATTACAAAAGAAGAATTTAAAATACAAATTAAAGATCTAAAAACCCAGTTCAAAGATGATACAAAAGATTTAAGAATAAAAAAATCAAGATTTAAATCGTTTTTAACTTTAGATAGTAAAAAACTTTACGAATTAAATAATCCTAATAATTATTTTGTAATTAATTGTGGAGTTGCAACATCAAGTTATATAATATTTTATGCAATTATTAGATTGGTATTAGACTCATTTAGAACTAGTTACGAACTTGCGTTTAAATGAAGTCCAGTATTTAATTATATGTCTATTGTTGGAATTTTAATTTTGGGAGTAATTTCATTAGTTATAGCTCAATTTATTGCTCCAAAAAAATGAAGAGAAGAGGGATGGTTATATGAAAAATCATATTAA
- the trxB gene encoding thioredoxin-disulfide reductase translates to MKNHIKNDYDVIIAGAGPAGLTAAIYVVRSGMSAVVLEKELPGGKVTKTGEIENYPGFDKIEGPDLAFKFVDQATKLGAVLEYSGLKKYKKQKEGFIVELTNGKTITGTALILATGTKERLLNVPGETEFYGKGVSYCAVCDGANYKNEIVAVVGGGYSAVEESLFLTRLVDKVHLIHRSQKFRVDQKLLEKLKTNENIILHLDSVVSSINGDTKVNSVTIENLNNNEKYNIDIAAIFPFIGQDPVTEYIDEQNILNETKHILGDENMKTQVEGLFVAGDVRQSPLKQIATAVSDGALAGQNAVKYIENLD, encoded by the coding sequence ATGAAAAATCATATTAAAAACGATTATGATGTAATAATTGCAGGAGCAGGACCTGCTGGATTAACTGCTGCAATTTATGTTGTTAGATCTGGTATGAGTGCTGTTGTTTTAGAAAAAGAATTACCAGGAGGTAAAGTTACTAAAACTGGAGAGATTGAAAACTATCCAGGATTTGATAAAATTGAGGGTCCAGACTTAGCATTTAAATTTGTAGATCAAGCAACAAAATTAGGAGCAGTTTTAGAATATTCAGGACTTAAAAAATATAAAAAACAAAAAGAAGGTTTTATTGTTGAACTAACTAATGGAAAAACAATTACAGGAACAGCTTTAATATTAGCAACAGGAACAAAAGAGAGACTTTTAAATGTACCTGGGGAAACAGAATTTTATGGTAAGGGTGTTTCTTATTGTGCAGTTTGTGATGGAGCAAACTATAAAAATGAAATTGTTGCTGTTGTTGGTGGAGGATATTCAGCTGTTGAAGAATCATTGTTTTTAACTAGACTTGTTGATAAAGTTCATTTAATACATAGAAGTCAAAAATTTAGAGTAGATCAAAAATTATTAGAAAAGTTAAAAACAAATGAAAATATTATTTTGCATTTAGATAGTGTTGTAAGTTCAATTAATGGTGATACAAAAGTTAATAGTGTGACTATTGAGAATTTAAACAATAATGAAAAATATAATATTGATATTGCAGCAATTTTTCCATTTATCGGTCAAGACCCAGTAACAGAATATATTGATGAACAAAATATTTTAAATGAAACTAAACATATTCTTGGAGATGAAAATATGAAAACCCAAGTTGAAGGTCTGTTTGTCGCAGGAGATGTTAGACAATCACCTTTAAAACAAATTGCAACAGCTGTTTCAGATGGAGCTTTAGCAGGTCAAAATGCAGTTAAATATATTGAAAACCTTGATTAA
- a CDS encoding helix-turn-helix domain-containing protein, with product MKSNDVIAVFSQNMKELRIQKGLTQEELSFKAGIHRNYISDTERGRRNVSLKAVEKIAQGLDVTIQELFSNSTIIK from the coding sequence ATGAAAAGTAACGACGTAATAGCTGTTTTTAGTCAAAACATGAAGGAGTTAAGAATCCAAAAAGGACTTACTCAAGAAGAACTTAGCTTTAAAGCGGGTATACACAGAAATTATATTTCTGATACAGAACGCGGTCGCAGAAATGTGTCTTTAAAAGCTGTGGAAAAAATAGCACAAGGACTTGATGTTACAATTCAAGAACTATTTAGTAATAGTACTATCATTAAATAA
- a CDS encoding prolipoprotein diacylglyceryl transferase, with amino-acid sequence MENWEDSLFRPDESRWTIKSDYLGDFLHMYAFFMTCGVLAAILLAYYQLRRRNLPPWEMLIASTVIVPSGLFGGSFFGKINASGNDWLNGESFFKLFAFWEAGMSIHGAILGGAIAALIMMYFLGRKPRISLLTYGDCIAPGILISQAIGRWGNFFNHELFGRPLGLYDQVNMPSWLKDNMTYIYNGPSNNVINGVGLQNGQSYVMQPLFLYESVGFLIVYLMIVLIIPGIGKWISKKPWKLHPNEFNLSWKNSWIHAFTWDKKIKNTTYFGIWNKAYFEKVEVDQVDWYEEEKRKITTTNKLKRKWQEGKLLDKANNPDGYIMARCGVQLGAYFLAWNAIRFYVETNRSQEGLFIMHNSELSLTIIGLTGLIGVLIMYLSQFVFPYLLRTPGFFYEKPYFYTKEVLEKINKKIEDNKAKKLIKTKINSDKQKMIQEKLNKAREESLKNKDSKK; translated from the coding sequence ATGGAAAATTGAGAAGACTCGTTATTTAGACCAGACGAGAGTAGATGAACTATAAAGAGTGATTATCTTGGTGATTTTCTTCACATGTATGCATTTTTTATGACATGTGGTGTATTAGCAGCAATTTTATTAGCATATTATCAACTTAGAAGAAGAAATTTACCACCATGAGAAATGTTGATAGCTTCCACTGTGATTGTGCCTTCAGGACTTTTTGGAGGAAGTTTTTTTGGAAAAATAAATGCAAGCGGTAATGATTGACTTAACGGAGAAAGTTTTTTTAAACTATTTGCGTTTTGAGAAGCGGGAATGTCAATTCATGGAGCTATTTTAGGTGGAGCAATTGCTGCATTAATAATGATGTACTTTTTAGGAAGAAAACCTAGAATTTCTTTACTAACTTATGGGGACTGTATTGCTCCAGGAATATTAATTAGTCAAGCAATTGGAAGATGAGGAAACTTCTTTAATCATGAATTATTTGGTAGACCATTAGGACTTTATGATCAAGTCAACATGCCAAGTTGATTAAAAGATAATATGACATATATTTATAACGGACCATCTAATAATGTTATAAATGGTGTTGGTTTACAAAACGGGCAATCATATGTTATGCAACCTTTATTTTTATATGAATCAGTTGGTTTTTTAATTGTCTATTTAATGATAGTTCTAATTATTCCTGGAATTGGAAAATGAATTAGTAAAAAACCTTGAAAATTACATCCAAATGAATTTAATCTTAGTTGAAAAAACTCATGAATTCATGCTTTTACTTGAGATAAAAAAATTAAAAATACTACTTATTTTGGAATTTGAAATAAAGCTTATTTTGAAAAAGTAGAAGTTGATCAAGTTGATTGATATGAAGAAGAAAAAAGAAAAATAACAACAACAAACAAATTAAAAAGAAAATGGCAAGAAGGAAAGTTGTTAGACAAAGCAAATAATCCTGACGGATATATTATGGCAAGATGTGGAGTCCAACTTGGTGCGTACTTTTTAGCTTGAAATGCAATTAGGTTTTATGTAGAAACTAATAGAAGTCAAGAAGGATTATTTATAATGCATAATTCTGAGTTATCATTAACAATTATTGGGTTGACTGGTTTAATTGGTGTTTTAATTATGTACTTGTCACAATTTGTATTCCCATATTTATTAAGAACACCTGGTTTTTTCTATGAAAAACCATATTTCTATACAAAAGAGGTTTTAGAAAAAATTAATAAAAAAATCGAAGATAATAAAGCAAAAAAATTAATAAAAACAAAAATTAATAGCGACAAACAAAAAATGATTCAAGAAAAATTAAATAAAGCTAGAGAAGAATCGTTAAAAAATAAAGACTCAAAAAAATAA
- the whiA gene encoding DNA-binding protein WhiA produces MSFASSVKEEIVSHNFIKEQAIMLLSGFIKYNGELIYTSTGTMLRLTSRSNKVIRVILKLLKQFYFGNIEISIIQTQLLKKDKVYQLLLTDNVKSFLRDNNIFDTNKNDKIIEISLNQDFDNSLVRAYISGVFIAVGSVNNPETTNYHIEFQFKEIESANYICSIINKFDFGFKVIAKKSKYICYAKKSLVVSDFLKFIDAPQSVLSFETTRIARDFNNSVNRIMNIDIYNTKKTTIAGSKQVLQIENIIKNNLFSRLSDKAQKLANIRLEHQDLSFSELETIMNENGIYITKSGISNLFKIIAKLSESIGEDYEK; encoded by the coding sequence ATGTCGTTTGCAAGCTCTGTTAAAGAAGAAATAGTAAGTCACAACTTTATTAAAGAACAAGCGATTATGTTATTGTCTGGTTTTATAAAATATAATGGGGAATTAATTTATACTAGCACAGGAACAATGCTACGCCTTACTTCAAGATCAAATAAAGTTATAAGAGTAATTTTAAAACTGCTAAAGCAGTTTTATTTTGGCAACATTGAAATATCAATTATTCAAACTCAACTACTAAAAAAAGACAAAGTCTATCAATTGCTTTTAACAGATAATGTTAAAAGTTTTTTGCGTGATAATAATATATTTGATACTAATAAAAATGATAAAATTATAGAGATTAGTTTAAACCAAGACTTCGATAATAGTCTGGTTCGCGCATATATATCTGGAGTTTTTATTGCCGTTGGCAGCGTCAATAACCCAGAGACCACAAACTATCACATCGAATTTCAGTTTAAAGAAATTGAATCTGCAAATTATATTTGCTCAATCATCAATAAATTTGATTTTGGTTTTAAAGTAATCGCAAAAAAAAGCAAATACATTTGTTATGCTAAAAAATCTCTTGTAGTTTCGGATTTTTTAAAGTTTATTGACGCACCTCAATCAGTGCTGAGTTTTGAAACTACTCGAATAGCAAGAGATTTCAACAACAGTGTTAATCGAATTATGAACATAGATATTTATAATACGAAAAAAACCACTATTGCTGGATCAAAACAAGTTCTGCAAATAGAAAATATTATAAAAAATAATCTATTTAGCAGATTGTCAGATAAGGCTCAAAAATTAGCAAACATACGTTTAGAACACCAGGATTTATCATTTAGTGAATTAGAAACGATAATGAACGAAAATGGTATATATATAACAAAATCTGGTATAAGCAATTTGTTTAAAATAATTGCAAAACTATCGGAAAGCATAGGTGAAGATTATGAAAAGTAA
- a CDS encoding S66 family peptidase, which translates to MKDKVNIYEKTIYPSKLNKDDAIAIVSLSSGILGEDFCNYQLNLGITRLEEIGLKPKFMSNSLKGEEFIKNNPEKRAQDLIDAFLDNEVKIIMSAIGGDDSYKIIEHLIEKDIETIIKNNPKIFIGYSDITNIHLLLNKFGLSTIYGHAFLTDIAEFDTKMLDYSYNSFLELFKSSKSYEITSAKVWYEERKSWKKSEIGTPRIHHIESTGYEFINFKDNIEGYLYGGCLESLYSILTGNRYLDQPKVFEKYNILLNNNELKETIFYLETSEAKHEPELFKLMLEKLVENQILQNIKCLIVGKPQDNIYYDEYKKVCISISDKYNIPIVLNLNFGHSYPKTIIPNLAKMSIDPQSKKIFVNKFLKD; encoded by the coding sequence ATGAAAGACAAAGTAAATATTTATGAAAAAACAATTTATCCAAGTAAGTTAAATAAAGATGATGCAATAGCAATTGTTAGTTTATCAAGTGGAATATTAGGAGAAGATTTTTGTAATTATCAATTAAATTTAGGAATTACAAGATTAGAAGAAATTGGATTAAAACCTAAATTTATGTCAAATAGTTTAAAAGGAGAAGAGTTTATAAAGAATAACCCTGAAAAAAGAGCCCAAGACTTAATAGATGCATTTTTAGATAACGAAGTAAAAATTATAATGAGTGCAATTGGTGGAGATGACAGTTACAAAATAATTGAACACTTAATAGAAAAAGATATTGAAACAATTATAAAGAATAATCCTAAAATATTTATTGGTTATTCTGACATAACAAATATTCATTTGTTATTAAATAAATTTGGTCTTTCAACAATTTATGGACATGCGTTTTTAACAGATATTGCAGAATTCGACACTAAAATGTTAGATTACAGTTATAATTCTTTTTTAGAATTATTTAAAAGTTCAAAAAGTTATGAAATAACTTCTGCAAAAGTTTGATATGAAGAAAGAAAATCTTGAAAAAAATCTGAAATTGGCACACCAAGAATTCATCATATCGAATCTACAGGATATGAATTTATTAACTTTAAAGATAACATTGAAGGTTATTTATATGGAGGGTGTTTAGAAAGTTTATATTCGATATTAACAGGAAATAGGTATTTAGACCAACCAAAAGTATTTGAAAAATATAATATTTTATTAAATAACAACGAGTTAAAAGAAACCATTTTTTATTTAGAAACTTCAGAAGCAAAACACGAACCTGAGTTATTTAAATTAATGCTAGAAAAATTAGTAGAGAATCAAATTTTACAAAATATTAAATGTTTAATTGTAGGAAAGCCTCAAGATAATATTTATTATGATGAGTATAAAAAAGTGTGCATAAGTATTAGTGATAAATATAACATCCCAATAGTTCTTAACTTAAACTTTGGACATTCTTATCCAAAAACTATTATTCCCAATCTTGCTAAAATGAGTATAGATCCTCAATCTAAAAAGATATTTGTTAATAAATTTTTAAAGGATTAA
- a CDS encoding rhodanese-like domain-containing protein produces MQWLEYVFKIIGKIFASNAFKRKYKTKPLNKFLKILNSAKWQVADLRGPLVYEENHIINTISLPVMTFNYNYYKKLDKSKNILLIHSNYRNNLNIYRLLKSKGFKVYLLYSNYADLINSPEVDQFTKVMIYK; encoded by the coding sequence ATGCAATGACTAGAATATGTTTTTAAGATTATTGGTAAAATATTTGCTTCTAATGCTTTTAAAAGAAAATACAAAACTAAACCTTTAAATAAATTTTTAAAAATTTTGAATAGCGCTAAATGACAAGTGGCAGATTTAAGAGGGCCTCTTGTTTATGAAGAAAATCACATAATCAATACAATTAGTTTGCCTGTTATGACTTTTAACTATAACTATTATAAAAAATTAGATAAAAGTAAAAATATTTTATTAATTCATAGTAATTATCGAAATAACTTAAATATTTATCGTTTATTAAAATCAAAAGGATTTAAAGTTTATTTATTGTATTCTAATTATGCTGATTTAATTAATTCTCCTGAAGTCGATCAATTTACTAAAGTAATGATATATAAATAA
- a CDS encoding folate family ECF transporter S component has translation MTNFYLITNIIGFIGVATLFIAALALEKFSFKKISIRHITVMATFGAASVVLTNLVGYNIPILGNIRLAFGDWIIFLLGMAFGPLCGVISAISIDTLGNIIPNSFGYHSGYMMNKAVLGLCGALVFLFKKDNLIILKTVLFYAIPYTLQSLLLNQIWMMSWRGVSAWLDIVPKLIKLPIALTIYISVSFSAFKVLQKLLDKWQTDGIWCFKNKYFNNVKLELQ, from the coding sequence ATGACAAATTTTTATTTGATTACTAATATAATTGGTTTTATTGGAGTAGCAACTCTATTTATAGCAGCATTAGCATTAGAAAAATTTAGTTTTAAAAAAATCTCAATTAGACATATAACAGTTATGGCAACTTTTGGTGCTGCTAGTGTAGTTTTAACAAATCTTGTTGGATATAATATTCCAATTTTAGGAAATATTAGATTAGCATTTGGAGATTGAATCATCTTCTTGCTTGGAATGGCTTTTGGACCTTTATGTGGTGTTATTTCTGCAATTTCAATTGACACATTAGGAAATATAATTCCTAATTCTTTTGGATATCATTCAGGATATATGATGAATAAAGCTGTCTTAGGATTATGTGGAGCACTTGTTTTTTTATTCAAAAAAGATAATTTAATTATTTTAAAAACTGTTTTATTTTATGCAATTCCTTATACACTTCAAAGTTTATTATTAAATCAAATTTGAATGATGTCATGAAGAGGTGTTTCTGCATGATTAGATATTGTTCCAAAACTAATTAAACTTCCAATTGCTTTAACAATTTATATTAGTGTTAGCTTTAGTGCTTTTAAAGTCTTACAAAAATTATTAGATAAATGACAAACAGATGGAATATGGTGCTTTAAAAATAAATATTTTAATAATGTAAAATTAGAATTACAATAA
- the hprK gene encoding HPr(Ser) kinase/phosphatase yields MKKVKLRTIVEKLSLETLSGENNLDNIIQVYGLNRAGLELAGNFEEGEKAHRLILMSTKEYSYIMKFSEEERKERYENLLSEHIPGVIITSKFQDKLFLEVGKRLEIPILKTHAESTSDFTKDVLDLLDDYFAPTTEMHASFINIFGKGTLLTGESGIGKSELALELVKSNHLFVGDDRIVITKKAGNLYGKCHPILKNLVEVRGIGIIDVAKTNGYKVIMEQSTVDLIIELSIFKKDGVDDSERLGHDFKTFDILGVKIPYIKIPVSSGRNIQNIVETAVSKLKIALSGLYKDDSDLLTERMREFSDDE; encoded by the coding sequence ATGAAAAAAGTAAAGCTAAGAACAATTGTTGAAAAACTTAGTTTAGAAACTCTTTCTGGAGAAAATAACTTAGATAATATAATTCAAGTTTATGGCCTTAATAGAGCAGGGCTTGAATTAGCAGGAAATTTTGAAGAAGGCGAAAAAGCTCATCGCCTTATTTTAATGTCTACAAAAGAATATAGTTATATAATGAAATTTAGTGAAGAAGAAAGAAAAGAGCGTTATGAAAACCTTTTAAGTGAACACATACCTGGAGTTATTATTACAAGCAAATTTCAAGATAAATTATTCTTAGAAGTTGGAAAACGACTAGAAATACCAATTTTAAAAACACATGCAGAATCAACTAGTGATTTTACAAAAGATGTATTAGACTTATTAGATGATTATTTTGCACCAACAACAGAAATGCACGCCTCTTTTATAAATATTTTTGGAAAAGGAACACTGTTAACTGGAGAATCAGGAATTGGTAAATCAGAACTTGCATTAGAACTTGTAAAATCAAATCACTTGTTTGTAGGAGATGATAGAATTGTTATTACAAAAAAAGCTGGTAACTTGTATGGAAAATGTCATCCAATTTTAAAAAACCTTGTTGAGGTTAGAGGAATTGGAATAATTGATGTTGCAAAAACAAACGGGTATAAAGTTATTATGGAACAATCAACTGTAGATTTAATTATTGAACTTTCAATTTTTAAAAAAGACGGAGTTGATGATTCAGAACGATTAGGTCATGATTTTAAAACTTTTGACATACTTGGCGTTAAAATCCCTTATATTAAAATCCCAGTATCTTCAGGGAGAAATATTCAAAACATTGTTGAAACAGCAGTTTCTAAACTAAAAATTGCATTAAGTGGATTATACAAAGATGATTCAGATTTATTAACAGAAAGAATGCGTGAATTTTCAGATGACGAATAA
- a CDS encoding Fic family protein, with protein MKFNKWYFEQAYLKNAHSSARIEANKLSLKSFEKIIFDNDSKSIWENISEESNEYDKDTKLKWYEEALGFKKAYSFLYYEVHNNPNQELDLSIIKKIHFVLTENINDFNDEDKGKFRTKEIYISNACVKSSHSTRIESDLIEVLDEYNQRKQLAKTLKEKIQALAFLHAAYEIIHPFIDGNGRSGRMIITLESLKMGLFPISFNYQNQHLYYLGLQKVSLSSDPVSNNIFKKMAKNNFSILEALMFKSFKDNLNIIREDNLIKGYMNFDKVNQHIVDKKEFEKLNNDYKKFLLDETIATYELKALQKQMRADWVKKYDYVFKD; from the coding sequence ATGAAGTTTAATAAATGATATTTCGAACAAGCATATTTAAAGAATGCACACAGTTCAGCAAGAATTGAAGCTAATAAATTATCTTTAAAATCATTTGAAAAAATTATTTTTGATAATGATAGTAAAAGTATTTGAGAAAATATTAGCGAAGAAAGTAACGAGTATGATAAAGATACCAAGCTAAAATGATATGAAGAGGCATTGGGTTTTAAAAAGGCATATTCATTTTTATATTATGAAGTCCATAACAATCCAAATCAAGAATTAGATTTAAGTATAATTAAAAAAATACATTTTGTATTAACAGAAAATATTAATGACTTTAACGATGAAGATAAAGGAAAATTTAGAACAAAAGAAATTTACATATCTAATGCATGTGTAAAAAGCTCGCATTCAACAAGAATTGAAAGTGATTTAATCGAAGTTTTAGATGAATACAATCAAAGAAAACAGCTAGCAAAAACTTTAAAAGAAAAAATTCAAGCATTAGCTTTTTTACATGCAGCATATGAAATAATCCACCCTTTTATTGATGGAAATGGTAGATCTGGAAGAATGATAATAACATTAGAATCCTTAAAAATGGGATTGTTTCCAATTTCGTTTAATTATCAAAATCAACATTTATATTATTTAGGACTACAAAAAGTAAGTTTGTCTTCTGATCCTGTTTCAAATAATATTTTTAAAAAAATGGCTAAAAATAATTTTTCAATTTTAGAAGCACTAATGTTTAAATCATTTAAAGACAATTTAAACATTATTAGAGAAGATAATTTAATTAAAGGGTATATGAACTTTGATAAAGTAAATCAACATATTGTTGATAAAAAAGAATTTGAAAAGTTAAATAATGATTATAAAAAATTTTTATTAGATGAAACTATTGCGACTTACGAACTAAAAGCATTACAAAAACAAATGAGAGCAGATTGAGTCAAAAAATATGATTATGTATTTAAAGATTAA